A segment of the Leptospira barantonii genome:
GAAGGAATTCAGCACGGAAAGTAAGGAGTCGGGCATTCTGATTCCAGTTAAACCTAATTAGAATTTCGGCTCAATTTCGATTCTTGCAAGAACTAATTCCGATTCCGGGCCGCGGAAAGATTTACAGAGAGAGAAGGGATGGAATTTTTGAAATCGGATCGGACCCGTCCGAAGTTGCGGTCCCGCGTCGGACACGTTATCAACAAAAACGGAATAGAGAATCTACATTTATGAAATCCTTGTACTCGTTATTTCTAAACTACTATCACTGGAAAAAGAAAAAATACATGAGGGAGATTCTCGGGTTTCGGGATCTCGAGGTCGAAACCGGAGGCAATTCGGTTTATTTTTTGGAGAAGAATCCCGAAAGAAACAAGTCGATTCTTTTGATTCACGGTTTGCTCGATTCCGCGACCGGTTTACGAAAGATCGCTCCTAAAATCCGTCAGGATTATCGTGTGTTGATTCCGGATATTCCCGGTTTTGGAAAAAGCAAACTTCCACCTCTCAAGTATTTGTTTCAAGTGGACGTATTCGCGGATCTGATCTACGAAGCGATTCGAAAATTGGACCTCACCAATCTCGTGTTAGGCGGTCATTCGATGGGAGCCTTGATCGCGATGCATATCGCTCTTCGGGACCGTGAAAAAAGAATTTCCAAACTCGTTTTGATTGCTCCGGGCGGGATTCCACATCCAAAGCGGGACGAAATGAAGGAACTTTTGTTTCCTAAAAACGAGGACGATCTCGTGAAACTCATCCAAGCCTTGTATTATGAAACGCCCGAACTTCCGGGAAGAATCGCGAGAAAGGCGCTGATCCAATCCTGGAACGAACTTCCGAATCAGTTTTTAACCGTGAACACTTTGGAAAGGGAAGAAGAGATTTTTCTCGGAAAAAAATTGGGCGAGATCAAAATTCCGGCGTTGATCGTTTCCGGAAAAGAAGATCCGATCACGGACGCTACGATGACTAAGAAACTTCATTCTTATCTGAAAAAAAGCAAACTGGTTTTTATACCGGACGCCAAACACGCGATCCACATGGAAAAACCGGAAGAACTTTCTTTGGAGATCAATCGTTATCTCGATTGATGTTGTACTGGGATTTTGTCGTAGTTCCGACGATTTTTTCGGAATACGATGTCGGCCCCACCCGCATGCGGTGCTTTCGCGGAAACTTTCGATTAAAGCGCGCCGAAAATTTCCTTAACAGCTTTGATTACGTCCTGAACGTCCTCGTCTTTCATTCCCGGGAAAAGAGGAATCGAAAGGGATCTCGAGAACATCGCATTCGAGTTCGGATAGTTTTCCTTCTTAAATCCGAAACGAGAACTGTAAAAAGGATGTTCGTAAAGCGGAATAAAATGTAGGCTCGAACCTATATTCCGTTTTTTTAATTCAATTGCGAAGATATCGCGATCCATTTTTGCGGATGCACGATCCACTTCGACTCTGAAAAGATGCCAGGAATGTTCCCCGTCGGGAGCGGAAAGAGGAAGATGTAAAAACGGAAGATCCGCGAATTCTTTTTTATACAGTTCCGCGATTTCGACTCTTCGTTTCCAAAGATCGTCGGCTTCGGAAAGTTGAACGATCCCCAGAGCCGCCGCGACGTCCGTCATGTTGTATTTAAAACCCGGAGAAACGACTTCGTAATACCAACCCGGACGATCGTAAGTTTCGCGGTTGATTCCGTGAAGACGCATGAGTTTGATTCTATCCGCAAAGTGAGAATGGTTGGTCGTCACCATTCCACCTTCTCCGGTTGTGATTCCCTTGGTCGCGTAAAAACTGAATACGGTGAAATCACCGAAGGTTCCGATCTTTCTTCCCTTGTGAACCGCAGGAAACGCGTGGGCCGCGTCTTCGATTACGTAGAGATGATATTCTTTAGCGATTTCTAATATACCTTCCATGTCGCAGATTACACCCGCGAGATGCACCGGAAGAATCGCTCTTACTGTCTTTCCGGTTTTTTTGTGGAACAGGGTTCCGTTTTGATAAGTACATTCTCTTTCGATGGTGGCTCGAAGAGTTTCCGGAGTCATAAGATTGAAGATCGGATCTACGTCCGTAAGAATCGGTTCCGCGTCGAAGTAACAGATTACTTCGGCGGTCGCGGTGAAAGTCACCGCCGGACAGATGGCCGCGTCTTCCCGGCTCATTCCGATCGCTTCGAGTGCCAAGTGAAGACCCGCGGTCGCGGAGTTCAATGCGAGCGCGTAGTCGGCTCCGGTGTAACGCGCAAATTCTTCCTCGAACTCCTTCACTTTTGGCCCGGAGGTAATCCAGCCGGAACGAAGTACTGAGGATACTTCTTCGATGGCCCTTTCGGAAATGCAGGGAAGGGCGAATGGGAGAAAGGTTTTGCGTGCTGTAATCATAGTATCGGACATAACCCCCGGTGCTCTTCTAAACTTCGGCAGATTCGTATTTTTCCTGAGCAATTTTAGCGGGGAAAAGGGAGAATACAGAGTGTAGTTCGCAGGTTATCTCGCTTACTACGGTGCGTTCGATATAGAATTGAAATCTTTTCCGTGGAAATATATTTTGCCTTAGTGGCTTTAACTTTCGGAGAGATTTTAGATAGAATTCGGATCATCGACCGCGATGTAACCGAATTGAACCGCCTGAAATCCAGGCTCCCCGCAGACCGTCCTTATTCCTCGTCTTTACAGATTTCCTTCGACAAACAGATCAACGAACTCTTGAACGAAAGAGTGGGTTTGATGGAACTCGAGGTTCTCGATCCACCTTCTTGGATTTTAGGAGTTCCCACAACCGGTGTCGTTCAGGAAACCCCGGTCCCGATCAAAGGACTTTTCCCGTCGGGAGATCTTTCCAAGGAAAAACCCGACGACCAAGATGTTATCAACTTCTTGCGGGAACTCCCTAAAACCGAAATCCATCTTCACCTCGAGGCTTGCGTCAACAAGGACACGATGAAACAGTTGATGGCAAAGAATGGAATCACCGTTTCCGACGAAGAGTTCGAAGCCAAGTTCAACTTCAAAGATCTCAACGGATTCATTCAGGTATTTTTCTTCATTCAATCCCTCGTAAAAGAACCGGCCGACTTTTCGTTCTTCGTGGGAAGTCTCGCGGAATACATGCGTGCGAATAACATCGTTTATACGGAAGTGTTCTTCGCACCTTCCAAGTTCATCCAGAACGGACTCGACTTCGAAGAGATGGTCGACTTTCTCGTAAATCGAATCCGCGAGGAAAAGGAAAACGACGGAATCACCATACGCTTGTTAGTCGACGTTTCCCGTTCCTTCGGACCGGAGAATGCGATGAACAATCTCAACCGGGTTTTAAAACTCAGACATCCCGAAGTGATCGGGATCGGACTCGGTGGAGCGGAGTTGATGGGCCCAGCACGCGATTATCAGGAAGTTTTCCGGAAAGCGAGAGAAGCGGGTCTTCGTGTGGTCGCTCACTCCGGAGAAGACGACGGACCTTGGGCGATCTGGGAAGCCGTGGAACTTCTCAAAGCGGAAAGAATCGGTCACGGAACTTCCGCGATTCAAGATCCGGAACTCGTAAAATATCTCAGAGAAAATCATATCCCGATCGAGATCTGTGTGACGTCTAACGTGTTCACGGGAAAATACGTTCGTAAGGAACAAAATCATCCGGTTCGTTACTACTACGATCAGGGACTTGCTCTGAGCGTCAACACGGACGATCCGGAGATATTCAACGTAAACCTTACATACGAATATTATAAACTTTGGAGATTCCTCGACTTCTCCCTGGACGAGATCGTGGATCTGATTCGTCAGGGCGTTTTCGCTTCCTTTCATCCGAACAAAGAATCCCTTTGGGCTGAAATGGAAAAGAAAATCCAACTCGTAAAAGCAAGATACGGTTTGAAACGATAAATTTCTTTTCGAAATTCCGCTTCGTTTTAGAATTCAGTCCATGCAACCCAGAATTAACATCATCACCCTCGGAGTGAAAGACTTCGATAAAACGGTTCGTTTTTACGAGGAAGGACTCGGTTTTCCCAGAATGAAATTCGAGGGAGGCATCGCCTTCTTTACGTTAAACGGAACTTGGTTTGCTTTGTATCCTTGGGAGGCTTTGGCCGAAGACGTGGGTGTTCCCGCAAACGGAAACGGATTCAGAGGTTTTACCTTGGCTTACAACGGTCAATCCAAGGAAGAAGTGAATCAAGTGATCGCAAAGGCGAAAGCCGCAGGCGCTAAAATCGTGAAACAACCGCAGGATGTTTTCTGGGGAGGATACTCGGGTTACTTCGAAGATCCCGAAGGTTATTATTGGGAAGTTGCTTGGAATCCTGCCTTTTATCCCGGTCCGAAAGAAGTTTAAGAATCTTTAAAGTTCTTTCTACCTTTTGTGGATCTTATTTTTGACAAAACACTTGGACGGTTCTTCGCGTGTAAATTCCGCCGATCGTCCAGTGAATCACGTTGTCTAAAAAGTTTCTTTGAATCAAAATCTGCGGTTTTCCTTCTGTACAACGGACTTCCGGGGTTTCGAACGAGTCGATCAAACCCACCAAATATCCTCCTTGTTTGAATGTTTGATCCGGTTTGGATTCCGCGGGAAACTTGAGGGGACTTTGGTTTTCGTGGATCTGCAAGGTTGTGTTATGACAACCTACCACGATCGTCGTTGCGATCGCGATCTCAATCCAAGGGAGAATGGTGTTTAATGATTTCATAATATTCTTTTTAATTGTAACAGATCAGGTTGAGCGTTCTCGGTGAATAAATTCCCAGAGTCAGTTGTTCGTATAGGGAATCGAAAAAAGTGGAATATTGATGCGCTTCCTTGATCCCGTTCGGACAATACGTCGAGCCGTTGATCGCATAGTTTTTAGGACTCATTCCCCAAAAGTAAAACGACTGTGGAATTACGTGCATCTGGCTCGGTTCCGCGTTCAATCGTTCGCGATCGTCCAATGCGTTTTTACACTGTTTTTGTGTCGCAGGATTCAGACAGGACTTAGGCGGTTCCTGCGGAAAACGAACCCTTGCGTTCTGGCAAGCGGCAAAAACGCTCAGAATTAAAAATGAAAATAAGACCTTAACGATCTGTCGTCGATTCGACATCTATATAACCTATTCCGAATATTCCCGCGAAAAGATTGAAGTTGGATTCGTTTTCGTAGTTTTTCCGATACACGGAAAGTAGATAACGTCCTTTTTCCAAGGAATTGATTTCAATCTTACAGGAATACGTGTTTCCTGAATTCGTATTTGTACATTCCATCTTTGTGTCCAAAGGGAATTCTTTTTTTGTTAAGCGAACTCTCAAATCAGGGTTCGTCGAGTCGATTTGGAAAACTCCTCGGACGTTTTCGGATTGTTTAATCGTAAATTCGTAATTATGAATATTACTTCCGATCTCCATTCTCCCGTGAACGAAAGATTGAAGACGAAACATTCCGTTTTGTTCGTTGTTGAGAAAGGTCAGCTTTTCGGGTTTTTCGCTTCCATGGCAGAATAGAAGTCCCGCAAAAACGATCCACATGATCGAAACGATCTCTAGGACGCGGGCAAACAAGTCGGCTTTGATTCTTTTGTGACTTCGCATATCAATTGTTCTGTTGTCTATATACGCGTACGGGTTGATTATTTCTTCCCGCGCTTATGTAGATGTAGTTCATACCTGCGTCCGCTCCCGAAATCGCGGAATAGATCTGACGATTGGCCGTGTCGCCGAGTCCGTTGCCTCCGATCTGCTCCCATACGTTAGACGCGCTTCCAGGGTTGGAGATGTTCGTTCTCCAGACTTGGATTCCGTTTTCGTTGTCGAATCCCACATAAAGATACGATCCGTTCGCGACCACCATCGTCATACTGTGATTGGAAACGTTTCCGAAATTCGTAAATCCGTTTCCGTCGTCCCCGACAACGGACCAGTCTCCAGCCTCACAGAGTGTGGCGTTTCCGCTGATCGCAGGATCACATTTCCAAAGTTGAGGTCTTCTGTTCGTATAAGTTCCGTTTGTGCAACCCGAGATCGTTTGAACCGATCCTCTGAGTCCCGAGTTGTCCTGAGGAGTCAAACAGATCGTTCTTGTTACGTACATTCTTCCGTTAAACTCGGCGAACTGAGAGAATGCTTTGTCCGCGGGAATCATATCATAATACTTCGTAAGTTCGAGTGAGAACCAATTGTTATTGGAACCGTTGTGCCATTTTGCGTCCGTTCGAGGAGCGGCATCGGTCCAACCCGGACAACTATCGGTTCCGTCGCAAGGAGTTGGGTTGCCGCTTGTGGAACGTATTATACTTCCGTTATGTAATGAATTCGGAAATCCTCCGTTCGCCGCATACAATCTTCCGTTGAAAACGAAGAGAGAATCGATTCCCACATAGTAGGCCCAGTTGATCGAAGAATTGTTTCCTTCCTGAGAACCTCCTCCGAAGTAAGGCATTCTATCGATTCTAAAACGATCTCCTCGTGATCCGTCGTTCGCGTTACAATTGCTTCCAACCGTACATCTTGTGGAATCCGAAGTGTTGAACGTAATTTTTCCGAAGTCCGGAGAATTCGAACCTTGATTTCGTTTCGCAAAACCGGCGTAGATTCTATCGTTTAAAACGTTGATCGACGAAGTTCCCGCGGTTACGGTTCCGGTGATCGTTCCCATATCGATATACTTGAAGTCGAGTCCCGAGTCCGTATCGGAAGAATAGTAGAGATAATTGAAGTTTTCGGAGGATCTGGAACCCGCCATAAGAATATGAGCCGTTCCACCTAACATACCTGTTGCGAACACACCTCTTCCGTCCTCGTTGTCCGGTCCGCACCCGGTCGCTTGGTTTGCGTTGTTCAAAGTGCAACCCGTATGACCGATCGTCACGTAAGGAGGAACGCCGATTCCTCCGTCTCTCGTCGAAGCGCTGTTAGACGAAACATTGGAAGTTCCAGAAGAGGACGTTGTGTCCTTCGTAAAGGAGAAGGAAACCGATTCCGGAGAAGTTCCGTTGTAATTAAAACGAACCGCTTGGTTTCCGTTTGTGTTCGGACCGATATAGATCTGATTGTTATAACCCGTGAGATAACCGAAGGAAGAATCGTCTCCGAAAGGATTTGTTGCAATCGGGCCGTCCGCAAAGTTTACGGGAGAGCTTCCGCATCCGATAAAGCTGGTTCTATCTTTCGGAGAGGATTGTAGATTTTCCGTATCGGAAGAATTTCGAATCGCACCCCAAGATGTGTTGTCGAAACCGTCTCCGTCCAAGTTGTTCGCAGAGATCACGGTGTACTGACCACCCGATTGAGAAAGAGAATGCGTTAGACATACTTTGGAAGAATCCGCAGGAGCCCCACCGCAAACCGTTCCGTCCAAAATTTTCACGCTCGTGATGTTTCCTAAAGAGGAAACGCCCGTGAATTTATATCTCAACGCGCACTGCGTTTGATTGGAACATTCCGCGGACTTTGCGACGTCCGCTCCCGCAAACAATGGTTTCGAAAAGGAAACGATTACTCGACCCACGGTGTTACAAACCGCTCCCGAAAGTTTGAGTTGTTCTTGTCCCGTAAAATCGGCGTTATTCGGACAACCCAAAAGATTCGGAGCGAAGGAAAGATCGTGAATTCCCGCTTTGTTCACTACAAGCGTATATGTTTTTCCCGCAATTTGAGAACTCGAAAGTGTGATCGTAAACGTGTTGCCGCTTCCACTGATGTTACTCAACGAAAAATCTCCGGTTTGAGAATTTCCGCTAAAGTCCGTGTTATCCGAACAGATTCCGGTAAACGAAGAGCTATTCACGACTTTGTAATTGGATAAGGTAAGGGCTTCCGTGTTGTTTACGGATTCTGAATATACGATTCTTATCGTGGTCGGAGATAAGGAAACGATAGAAGTCACCGTAGGCGGAGTTGTGTCGATCGCGTTTACGGTAAGAGTCGTATTGCCCGAGACGGAACCGTATGCAGCCGTGATCGTTGCATTTCCCGCGAGAATTCCCGTCGCCAAGCCTTGTGTGCCAAGCGCGTTACTCACCGTTGCTAACGAATTGCTGGAGCTGGACCAGGTTGCGGTCGAAGTCAAATCCAAAGTGGTTCCGTCCGAATACGTTCCAACTGCGGAGAATTGTCTCGTTGCGGTTGCGTTGATTGCAGGGTTGGTCGGAGATACGGCGATCGAAGTAAGAATTGCCGCGTTTACCGTGAAGTTCGTATTTCCCGTGATCGAGCCTGAAGTTGCAGTGATCGTAGTCGTTCCGAGTTGAAGTGCGCTCGCTCTTCCGATGGTTCCGATCGAATTGGAAATCGAAGCAAAGACGGGATCGGAAGAGGACCAAGAAACCGAAGTAGTAATGTCCTGAGTGGACGCGTCCGAATAAACACCCAATGCTGTGAACTGACGGTTTAAACCTTTGGCGGAACTTCCGTTGACCGGGCTGACCTCAATGGAGACTAACGCGGCCGGATTGACAGTGAAACTCACCGAGTTGCTGTTCACTGAATTATAAACCGCGGAAATGTTCGAAGAACCCGTGGATAGCGCGGTTGCTAAACCGACAAACCCGATCGCGTTGCTGATCGGAGCCGAATTCGTATCGGAAGAATACCACGTGACAAGATTGGTAAGATTTTGGCTGGAACTGTCCGTATAAATTCCAGTAGCGGTGAACTGTTGAGTCAAACCTTTCGCTTTCGAGGGAGAAGGCGGACTCACTACGATATTTACAAGTTCCGCGGCGGTTACGGTCATCGTAGTCGGTGCGCTTTGGATCGAATTGTAGATTGCTCTAATATTCGAACCTCCTAATGCAACTGCGACCGCCAAACCTTCCGAACCGGCGGCGTTTCCTACGGTTACTTTTGAGGAATCCGAAGAAACCCAAGTGGAAACCGAGGTAAGATCCTGAGTCGAGTTGTCCGAAAAGATCCCGGTTGCGGAGAATTGTTTGGTAAGACCCTTTGCCACCGAAGGAAGACTTGGTGTAACGGAAATCGAAGTGAGAATCGCCGAAGTCACGTTCAACGTAACGTTCCCCGAAATCGTACCGATCGTAGCTGTGATCGTCGTCGCGCCCGTGGTTAATGTGTTGGTCAGACCTTCCGAACCGGAAGCGTTGCTGATCACCGCCTTGGAAGGAAGCGAAGAAGACCAAGAAACCGAAATGGTAAGATCCTCGGTGGAATTGTCCGTATACGTTCCAGTCGCATAAAATTGCTGTGTTAAACCTTTTGCAACGGAAGAATTGCTCGGAGTAACGGAAATCGAAACGAGAGATGCCGGAGTTACCGAAAAAGAAACGCTCGGACTTGTGATTGCGCCTAACGTAGCGGATATGTCGCTCGAACCGGGAATCAAAGCGTATGCGAATCCTTTATTGCCGGAAACGTTTTCGATTTGTGCGATCACCGTATCGGAGGAATTCCAGGTTACTTGTTCGGTAAGATCCTGCGTAGAGTTATCGGTGAAAACACCGGTCGCCGTAAAATTCTCCGTAAGACCTTTTGCTTTTGAGGAGGACGCAGGGGTGATTCCGATCGAAACGAGTTCCGCCGCAGTTACGGATAACGTGGAATCCGAGCTGTTGATACTTCCCAATGTCGCTTTGATGTTTGTGGTTCCGAGAGCGCTTCCAAACGCGGAACCTTCGCTACCCGACGCGTTTGAAATCGTAGCGACCGTAGAATCCGAGGAGGACCAAGTCACCGAGGAACTGATATCCGAGTTCGAAAAATCGGAATAGATTCCGGTCGCAGTAAAAATTCTCACCAAACCTTTGGCAAGAGAAGGATTGAGAGGTCCGATTTGAATCGAAGTGAGAATGGCCGAAGTCACCGTAAACGTGGTATTCCCCGAAACGGAACCGAACGTGGCGGTGATGATCGTGTTTCCGGTCGTCACCGTTTGCGCAAGACCTTCCGAACCGGAAACGTTAGATACGCTTGCGATGCTCGAAGAAGAAGTCCAAGTAACGGCGGAAGTAAGGTCTTGTGTGGAGTTATCCGTATAGGTTCCGGTGGCGACGAACTGTTGTGTAAGACCTTTCGCCTTCGAAGGCAGGTTCGGAGTTACTCCGATGGAAACTAACGTGGCGGAAGTCACCGTAAAATCCGTAAGACCTTCTATGCCGCCGATGGTCGCAGAAACCGTAACGTTTCCTTGGTTTAAGGTCGCACCCAAACCGTGACTGCCCGACGCGTTTGAAATGGAAAGAATGCTCGTATCGGAAGAAGTCCAAGAAACCTGATCCGTGATATCCAAACTCGTGTTATCGGAAAGAATTCCGGTCGCGGTAAACGATTGATCCAACCCTTTTGCTCGGGAAGAATTTACCGGTGAAACGGAAATTCCAACCAAGGACGCCGATGTTACGGTTAACGCGGACGATCCGATCGTAGAGCCGATCGAAGCGAAGACCGTGGTCGAACCCGTATTCGAAGTTTCTAATAGACCGTTTGTTTGGATCGAGGCTAACCCCGTATCCAAAACGGCCCATGAGACCGAAGACGTGATATCCTGCGTGGAATTGTCCGAATAAACACCGGTCGCGGTCAATTGTTGATTCGCACCGAGCGGGATACTCAAACTAGAAGGAGTTACCTGAATCGAAGAAAGTGTCGCAGAACTTACGGTAAGAGAAGCGGAACCTTGTTTGGAACCGAATGTCGCTCGAATATTAGAAATTCCTAAATTGATTCCTTTTGCCAAACCGGAAGCGTTTACGGTTGCAACGGAAGAATCGCTCGAAGACCAAACGATCAAAGGATCGGCGGAAAGATCCTGATTGGAACCGTCCGAAAAAATTCCCACAGCGGTAAAACTGCGGTTCACACCTTTCGGCAAAGAACCGGAATTCGAACTCGTAACTTGAATCGAAATCAAAGAAGCGGAAGTCACAAAAATTTGAATCTCGGAAGTCAGACCCTTATATTCCGCTTGGATTTGCGAAGAACCGGAAGAGGTTCCTCTCACGCTGTTTCCTTGAATCGTCGCAACGGATTGGGAAAGAGAAACGATGGAAGCGGAATTGGTGATGTCTTCGTTCGTACCGTTATCGTAAATCGCGGTGACTTGAAAAGTCGTGCTCGTTCCTTGAGCGATGGAAGAATCTTGAGCGCCGAGTTCGATACGCGAAAGAACGGGAGCCGAACTTCCCGGAGGAAGAAGGAAAAGGGAACCACCCCCTTTTTTTCCCGCGGCCAAACCGATCGTGCCGGTGAGGAGGGGCCAAGCCATACAACTCTGTAAAAAAATGGATAGAAATATAAAAACGAAAAATCTGCTCTTCATCAAACCGGCTTGTCTTATTGCTTTGTTTTTTGACGTTTCCATACGCGTAAATCCGGCAATCGGTTTATTTTTTTAATCCAAGCGGATTATTGTGAAAGAGATAAGAGACTAAGTCTTTGTCTTCGGCGTGCAAAGAACACAAAACTGGGTTAAAATGCCATAACTTCGGATGAGAGTTCATAACGTGTCCTTTTTTTTCGGATCTATGTCCCGAAGGAAAGAGCGGATAACGGTCTTTCCTTCGGGAAACTTTATACTAAAAATTGTATATTCAAAAAATAGAATGTATTTGTTTTTCAAAATCGAAAACGACTCCGTAAATAAAGTCTCGGATTTCAAAAACCAAACATGAGAGGACTCGGAAATAAATTGAAAAAAGGGGAGATCCCCACGCCGATATTTGGGGAAATCGGTCAAAACTATGTTTCTTTTTAAGACGGGTTATGTCTAAATAACAGTATGAATCCAGTTTTATTTTTCGGACACGGTTCTCCGATGAATCTCGTAATCCCATCGGACTTCACCCGCAATTTGGAAGAATTCGGATCCACCTTAAAGGATGTAAAAAACATACTCGTCGTTTCCGCGCATTGGAAAACGAGAGGAACTTACGTGAGCCTTTCCGATCCGCCGGAACAGATTTATGATTTTTACGGATTTCCACCGCAGTTATACGAAGTGCAATATCGACCATCGGGATCACCCGAGCTTGCAAACCGAGTGAAGAATCTCATCAAAACCGTGAACGTGCAGACCACGGAAGAATGGGGGATCGATCACGGAAGTTGGGGAGTTCTTTACTTTCTTTTTCAAAAAGCGAATCTTCCGGTCGTGCAGTTGAGCATAGACGCAAACTTAAGTCCTGAAAAACAATACGAGATCGGAAAAGAATTACGACCGTTGAGGGAAGAAGGAACCTTGATCATCGGAAGCGGAAATATCGTGCACAATCTTCACAAAGCGGATTTTCACAATATGAACGCGACCCCTTCCGATTGGGCGATCGAGTTTGACGAGTTCGTAAGACAAGCGTTGGAGTCTCGAAACGATAAGGCGATTTT
Coding sequences within it:
- a CDS encoding beta strand repeat-containing protein — its product is MKSRFFVFIFLSIFLQSCMAWPLLTGTIGLAAGKKGGGSLFLLPPGSSAPVLSRIELGAQDSSIAQGTSTTFQVTAIYDNGTNEDITNSASIVSLSQSVATIQGNSVRGTSSGSSQIQAEYKGLTSEIQIFVTSASLISIQVTSSNSGSLPKGVNRSFTAVGIFSDGSNQDLSADPLIVWSSSDSSVATVNASGLAKGINLGISNIRATFGSKQGSASLTVSSATLSSIQVTPSSLSIPLGANQQLTATGVYSDNSTQDITSSVSWAVLDTGLASIQTNGLLETSNTGSTTVFASIGSTIGSSALTVTSASLVGISVSPVNSSRAKGLDQSFTATGILSDNTSLDITDQVSWTSSDTSILSISNASGSHGLGATLNQGNVTVSATIGGIEGLTDFTVTSATLVSIGVTPNLPSKAKGLTQQFVATGTYTDNSTQDLTSAVTWTSSSSIASVSNVSGSEGLAQTVTTGNTIITATFGSVSGNTTFTVTSAILTSIQIGPLNPSLAKGLVRIFTATGIYSDFSNSDISSSVTWSSSDSTVATISNASGSEGSAFGSALGTTNIKATLGSINSSDSTLSVTAAELVSIGITPASSSKAKGLTENFTATGVFTDNSTQDLTEQVTWNSSDTVIAQIENVSGNKGFAYALIPGSSDISATLGAITSPSVSFSVTPASLVSISVTPSNSSVAKGLTQQFYATGTYTDNSTEDLTISVSWSSSLPSKAVISNASGSEGLTNTLTTGATTITATIGTISGNVTLNVTSAILTSISVTPSLPSVAKGLTKQFSATGIFSDNSTQDLTSVSTWVSSDSSKVTVGNAAGSEGLAVAVALGGSNIRAIYNSIQSAPTTMTVTAAELVNIVVSPPSPSKAKGLTQQFTATGIYTDSSSQNLTNLVTWYSSDTNSAPISNAIGFVGLATALSTGSSNISAVYNSVNSNSVSFTVNPAALVSIEVSPVNGSSAKGLNRQFTALGVYSDASTQDITTSVSWSSSDPVFASISNSIGTIGRASALQLGTTTITATSGSITGNTNFTVNAAILTSIAVSPTNPAINATATRQFSAVGTYSDGTTLDLTSTATWSSSSNSLATVSNALGTQGLATGILAGNATITAAYGSVSGNTTLTVNAIDTTPPTVTSIVSLSPTTIRIVYSESVNNTEALTLSNYKVVNSSSFTGICSDNTDFSGNSQTGDFSLSNISGSGNTFTITLSSSQIAGKTYTLVVNKAGIHDLSFAPNLLGCPNNADFTGQEQLKLSGAVCNTVGRVIVSFSKPLFAGADVAKSAECSNQTQCALRYKFTGVSSLGNITSVKILDGTVCGGAPADSSKVCLTHSLSQSGGQYTVISANNLDGDGFDNTSWGAIRNSSDTENLQSSPKDRTSFIGCGSSPVNFADGPIATNPFGDDSSFGYLTGYNNQIYIGPNTNGNQAVRFNYNGTSPESVSFSFTKDTTSSSGTSNVSSNSASTRDGGIGVPPYVTIGHTGCTLNNANQATGCGPDNEDGRGVFATGMLGGTAHILMAGSRSSENFNYLYYSSDTDSGLDFKYIDMGTITGTVTAGTSSINVLNDRIYAGFAKRNQGSNSPDFGKITFNTSDSTRCTVGSNCNANDGSRGDRFRIDRMPYFGGGSQEGNNSSINWAYYVGIDSLFVFNGRLYAANGGFPNSLHNGSIIRSTSGNPTPCDGTDSCPGWTDAAPRTDAKWHNGSNNNWFSLELTKYYDMIPADKAFSQFAEFNGRMYVTRTICLTPQDNSGLRGSVQTISGCTNGTYTNRRPQLWKCDPAISGNATLCEAGDWSVVGDDGNGFTNFGNVSNHSMTMVVANGSYLYVGFDNENGIQVWRTNISNPGSASNVWEQIGGNGLGDTANRQIYSAISGADAGMNYIYISAGRNNQPVRVYRQQNN
- the ygiD gene encoding 4,5-DOPA dioxygenase extradiol; this translates as MNPVLFFGHGSPMNLVIPSDFTRNLEEFGSTLKDVKNILVVSAHWKTRGTYVSLSDPPEQIYDFYGFPPQLYEVQYRPSGSPELANRVKNLIKTVNVQTTEEWGIDHGSWGVLYFLFQKANLPVVQLSIDANLSPEKQYEIGKELRPLREEGTLIIGSGNIVHNLHKADFHNMNATPSDWAIEFDEFVRQALESRNDKAILDFEKKGEIAKLSQPTTEHFEPIFYVLGAMKPEEKVKFIHQSFQNRSVSMRSFTSV